CGTCTTCGGTCTGCTGGGCGTTCGCCTGCTGGTGGCCTCCAACGCCTGCGGCTGCGTCAATCCGCAGTTCCGCAAGGGCCAGCTGATGGTGATGGAGGACCACATCAACCTGCTGGGCGACAACCCGCTGATCGGGCCCAACCTGGACGGGCTGGGTCCCCGCTTCCCCGACATGAGCGCGCCCTACGACCCGGAGCTGATCGCCCTCATCGAGCGCCTCGCCCTCGAGCGGCGCATCCCGCTGCAGAAGGGCGTCTACGCCGCGGTGGGCGGACCCTGCCTCGAGACCCGCGCCGAGTATCGCTGGCTGCGCACGGCCGGCGCCGATGTGGTGGGGATGAGCACCATCCCAGAGGTGATCGTCGCCCGCCACATGGGTCTGCGCGTGGCCGGCTTCTCCATCATCACCGACGAGGGCTTCCCCGAGGCGTTGAAAGCGGTCGCGCTGGAGGAGATCCTGGCCGCCGCCGCCCAGGTGGAGCCGCACTTGACGGTCCTGGTGCGGGATCTCCTGCGCGAGACCGATCCCCTCCTGCGGGCCGCCGCCGCCCTCCCCTGTGAGCTGTCCTTCCGGCACGAGGCCGGGACCGGCGGTGCCTGAACTTCCTGGAGCATCCGTGAGCCGCTACACCCCCGTCCCGTCCAAGGTCGACTTCCCCGCGCTCGAGCACGAGGTGCTGCGCTTCTGGGACGAGGAGCGCGTCTTCGCCCGCAGCATCGAGCAGCGCCGGCACTGCCCCGACTGGGTCTTCTACGACGGCCCGCCCGGCACCAACGGCCGGCCCCACATCGGGCACATGCTGCAGTCCGCCCTCAAGGACCTCTGGCCACGCTACAAGACGATGCGCGGCTTCCGCGTGCTGCGCCGCGCCGGCTGGGACACCCACGGCCTGCCGGTGGAGCTGAAGGCCGAGCGGGAGCTGGGCCTGACCGACAAGAGCCAGATCCCGGCCTTCGGTGTGGAGAAGTTCCAGGACTACTGCCGCTCCACCGTCTTCCGCTTCAAGGACGAGTGGGAGGACAGCATCCGCCGCATCGGACGCTTCCTGGACCTGGAGGACCACTACGCCACCCTGACGGCGGACTACATCCAGAGCGACTGGTGGGTGATCAAGCAGATCTGGGACAAGGGCCTGCTCTACCGCGACGTCAAGATCATGCCCTACTGCGCCCGCTGCGGCACCAGCCTCTCCAGCCACGAGGTGGCCCAGGGCTACCAGGACGTGACGGAGCTGACCCTGACGGCGCGATTCCGGCTGAAGGGCGAGGCCTCCACTTATCTCCTGGCCTGGACGACCACGCCCTGGACCCTCCTGGGCAACGTGGCCCTGGCCCTGGGCCCCGAGGTGGACTATGTCTTCGCCCGGGTGGGGGACGAGACCCTCGTCTTCGCCCGCGACCTGTTGCCCGCCGTGCTGGGGGAGAGGCCCCACCAGATCCTGCGCACGGTGCCCGGGCGGGAGCTGGGCGGGCTGGACTACGAGCCGCTCTGGGACTTCCAGGCCGGCCCCGACAGCGAGGGGCGGCAACCCCACCGCACGGTGGTGGACGACTACGTCACCGCGGCGGAGGGCACGGGCATCGTCCACCTGGCCCTCTACGGCGAGGACGACTTCCGCCTCATTCGCGCCTACGGGTTGCCCCGCGTCCAGCACGTGGACGACACCGGGCACTTCGTGGCGGGGACCGGCCCCTGGTCCGGTCGCTACTTCAAGGAGGAGGGCCTCGATGTCGAGATCGTGAAGGACCTGGCCGCCCGCGGCCTCCTGCACGACAAGGCCCGTCATGAGCACAGCTACCCGCACTGCTACAAGTGCGAGAACCCGCTCTTGTACCACGCCAAGCCCTCCTGGTTCATCCGCACGACGTCCGTGCGCGAGCGGATGCTGGCCGCCAACCGGGCGATCGGCTGGGTGCCGGCCGGCATCGGCGAGGGCCGCTTCGGGGCCTGGTTGGAGAACAATGTGGACTGGGCCGTCTCGCGCGACCGCTATTGGGGCAGCCCGCTTCCCATCTGGAGTTGCGAGGAGGAGGGCGGCTGCGGCCACCGCCTCTGCGTGGAGAGCCTGGCCGAGCTGGAGCGCCTGGCCGGCCGGCCGCTCGGTCCCGACTTCGATCCGCACATCCCCTGGATCGACCGCGTGCCGGTGGCCTGCCCCGCCTGCGGCCGGCCCATGCGCCGCGAGCCTTATGTCCTGGACTGCTGGTTCAACGCCGGACTCATGCCCTGGGGCCAGTTCGGCTACCCGGCCCGCCCCGGTTCGGCGGAACTGTTCGCCTCCCAGTTTCCGGCGGACTTCATCTGCGAGGGCCTGGACCAGACCCGCGGCTGGTTCTACACCATGCTCGCCGTCTCCACCATCCTGACGGGGGAGAGTTCCTTCCGCCACGTGATCTGCACGGGCCTGGTGGGGGACAAGGACGGCCGCAAGATGAGCAAGACCCTGGGCAACGTGATCGATCCCATGGCCGTCTTCGAGGAGTTCGGCGCCGACGCCGTGCGCTGGACCTTCTTCAACAGCCATCCCTGGAACGCCAAGCGCTTCAGCGAGGAGCTCATCCGCGACGCCGTGAAGGAGATCGTCCTCCCCTACTGGAACGTCTACGCCTTCTTCGCCACCTACGCCGCCATCGACGGCTGGTCGCCCGACCAGGGGCTGGCCGCGCCGGAGGCGGAGCTGGACCGCTGGATCCTGTCCGCCACGGTGCGGCTCAACGAGCGGGTCTGCGCCGCCCTGGAGGCCTTCGACGTCTTCAGCGCCAGCGAAGCGATCGTCGACCACATGGACGAGCTGTCCAACTGGTACATCCGCCGCAGCCGCAGCCGCTTCTGGAAAAGCGAGGACGACGCCGACAAGCACCGGGCCTACTCCACGCTCTACCGCTGCCTGCGCGACCTGACCCAGATCCTCGCCCCCTTCCTGCCCTTCGTGACGGAGGTGGTCCATCAGCGCCTGCTGCGCCCGGCGGAGCCGGCCCTGCCCGTCTCCGTCCACCTCTGCGACTGGCCGCGGGCGGACGAGGAGGTCCGCGACCCGGTCCTCGAGCGGGAGATGGACCTTGTCTACCACGCCGTCAAGCTGGGGCGGGCCCTGCGCGCCCAGCACCAGCTCAAGACGCGGCAACCCCTGGCCAAGATGCTGGTGGTGGTGGGGGCCGGCGAGGACGACCACTGCATCCGGCGCATGGCCGGCCTCATCCGCGAAGAGCTGAACGTGCGCGAGATCGAAATCAGCCGCGACGAGCACGAGCTGGTGGAGATCAGCGTCAAGCCCAACTTCCGCACCCTGGGCAAGCGCTTCGGGCCGCGCATGAAGGAGGCGGCGGCCCTGATCGAGGGCTGGGGCCTGCGCGAGATCGCCATGCTCGAGCACGGCGAAATGCTGGAGGTGCTGGGCGAGCAGGTGAAGTGGGAGGATCTGCTCATCCAGCGGAAAGAGCGCGAGGGCCTCAAGGTCATCACCGAGCACGGCTTCACCATCGCCCTTGACACGGAGCTCACGCCGGACCTGCTGCTTGAGGGACTGGCCCGCGAGCTGATCAACCGCGTCCAGAATTTGCGCAAGGAGAGCGGCCTGGCCGTGAGCGACCGCATCGAGCTGATCGTGCGGGACGGACCCGAGCTGCGCGCCGTGCTGGACGCCCACGGCGAGCGGGTGGCGCGCGAGACGCTGGCCTTGACCCTGCGGCTGGCCGATAAGGAGGATCAGCTGCGGGACATTACCTTGAACGAGGTGCGGACCGCCATCGGCCTGAGGAAGGTGGAGCACTGAGGAGACCGCGCGGCACGGGGCCGGCGGTGAGGAGGACGGATGGCACAGACCTACTACACAGCGGAGCAGCTGGAGGAATTCCGCCGCATCCTGCTGGAGAAGCGGCGGGAAGCGTTGGAGGAGCTGGATTACTGCAAGAAGGAGCTGGAGGAGGGTCTCTCCCAGGCCTCCGGCGACTCCAGCACCTATTCCTTCCACATGGCGGACCAGGGCACCGACGCCCAGGAGCAGGAGAAGACCTTCATGTTCGCCTCGCGCCAGGGCAAGTTCGTCCAGACGGTGGACGCCGCCCTGGAGCGGATCGAGAAGGGGCGCTACGGCATCTGCGTGAAATGCGGCTGCCTCATCGCCGAGCAGCGCCTGCGCATCGTGCCCACGGCCAAGCTCTGCGTTGACTGCAAGACCCCCGAGGAATAGGAGGCCGGCCATCACACGCGCCCGCGCCGTCCTGATCATCGCCCTGTGTTTCGCGACGGACCAGCTGCTGAAGCTGGCCGTTCGCGTTTGGCTGGAGCCCGGCCAGTCGCTGCCCCTGCTGGGGGACTGGGTCCGCCTCACGCTGGTGGAGAACCGCGCCGGGGTGATGGGCATCTCGCTGCTGCCCCTGTGGGCCCTCACCGCGCTCTCGCTGCCGGCCGTGGTCCTGCTGGGCTGGTGGCTGTGGCGTCAGCTGCCCGGCCGCACCTGGCTGGTCCGCCTGCTGCCCTGGGTGCTGGGCGGGGCCGCGGGCAACCTGTGGGACCGCGTCCTGCGCGGTCGCGTCACCGACATGATCGACGTGGACATCCCGGACATCCACCTGCCGGCGGCCCGCCTCGCCGGCTTCGACTTCCCGGGCTTCCACCTGGAGCGCTGGTGGGTCTTCAACCTGGCGGACAGCTTCATTTTCGTCTGCATGATCCTCATCCTCATCCTTGGCCTGAGCGGCCGGCTGGAGCAGGAGCCCCCCGCCGCGCCGGTGTCCGGCGACGGAGAGGGGACGGCCGGGTGAGTCCGCGCGGCCGCCACAGCTTCGTGCGTTACGGCGGCAAGGCCCCGCACCCGCCGGCGATGGAGCCGGAGGTGGAGGAGATCCGGCTGGAGATCGGTCCCCACCAGAGCCCGGAGCGCATCGACCTGTGGCTGGCGCGCCAGATCCGCTTCGTCTCCCGCACCTTCATCCAGCACATCATCGAGGAGGGGATGGTCCTGGCCGGCGGGCGCCCGGTCGCCAAGCCCAGCCAGCGCATCGGCCCGGGCGAGGTGCTGCTCGTGCGCGTCCCGCGGCGGCCGCGGCCGCTCATCACGGCGGAGGAGATCCCCCTGGACATCCTCCACGAGGACGAGCACCTGATGGTGATCAACAAGGCGGCGGGCATGGTGGTGCATCCGGCCCGGGGCAACTTCAGCGGGACCCTCGTCAACGCCCTCATGAACTATCTGGACGAGCTGCCGGAGGAGGCGGGGGAGGACTTCCGGCCGGGCATCGTCCACCGCCTGGACCGCGACACGACGGGCCTGATGGTGATCGGCAAGACGCCCGAGGCGGTGCGCGAGCTGAGCCGCATGTTCCACGACCGGGAGGTGCACCGCATCTACCGGGCGCTGGTGTGGGGCAGCCCGCGCCACTTGCAGGGCACGGTGGAGACGGGAATCGGGCGGGATCCGCGCGACCGCCTCAAGATGGCCGTCCTCACCCTGCCCCAGGGCCGCCGGGCTGTCACCCACTACCGGACCACGGCGCGCTTCGATTTCCTCTCGCTGGTGGAGCTTAAGCTGGAGACGGGCCGCACGCACCAGATCCGCGTCCACCTGCAGCACCTGGGGCACCCGGTCTTCGGCGACGCCGACTACGGCGGCCGGGACGCCCGGCGGGCCGGCTTCACGGGGGACCGCCAGACCCGCGCCCACCGCTATCTGGACCTGGTGGGGCGGCAGGCCCTGCACAGCTGGCGCATGGGCTTCCGCCATCCGGTGGAGGATCGGGCCCTGGACTTCGAGGCGCCCCTGCCGCCGGACATGGCCGCCGTCCTGGCCGGCGAGACGGAGCGGGACGGCCCCCTGCCGCCCTCCACCACCTCGGTCTGGAGCTGGGGTGGCGGCGGAGCGGGCGGCCCCGGCGAGGATGGCCGGCGCCGCGCGCCGCAGCGGGGAGGGAGCGCCGCCTCCCCCGAGGCCTGACCGCACGAGTTCCCCGCCCGCCGGCCTGATCCGGGGCGGGGAGGACAATCACAAACCCGCGCCGGCCGCGCGATGGCCGGCGACCCAAGCTGGATCACGAGACATGAACCTGACCCAACGCAACCTGGCCCTTTATGTGGACTTCGACAACATCGCCATCGGCTTCAAATCCAAGAACGGGACCAAGCTGGACATCCGCATGGTCCTCAACCGGCTGCTGGAGAAGGGGCGCATCATCACGAAGCGGGCCTATGCCGACTGGCACTACTACAGCAAGTACAAGGACGAGCTGCACGCCAACGGCATCGAGCTGATCGAGATCCCCAAGCGCTCCATGACCGGCAAGAACAGCGCCGACATCCGCCTGGTGGTGGACGCCATCGACCTCTGCCACACCAACCCCCACATCGACACCTTCGTCATCTTCTCCGGCGACAGCGACTTCAGCCCCCTGGTGAGCAAGCTGCGGGAGAACAACAAGACGATCATCGGCATCGGCATGCGCGAGAGCAGCTCCAACCTGTTGGTGGAGAACTGCGACGAGTTCCTCTTCTACGAGAACCTGGGGATCGAGGAGCAGCGCGAGGTGCCGGCCTTGGGCAAGACCATTCCCAAGGACAAGCTGCCCGCCATGAAGCAGCTGGTCTCGGCCATCAACGCGCTGCTGCGCGAGGACTCCGAGATCCTGCTGGCCAGCCTGATCAAGGACACGATCAAGCGCAAGAACCCCTCCTTCAGCGAAAGCAGCCTGGGCTACTCCAACTTCGGCGAGTTCCTGGAGGACGCGGCCCGCTTCGACATCCTGGAGGTGACGCGGGACAAGACCCGCGGCGGCACCTGGGTGGTGACCAAACTCAAGGGCTTGACCAAGTAGCCGCAGGCGCCGGGCGTCGCCGGATGCCCGCACGGGCTGGAGCAAGGAAATGGAATGGGCCGCTCCCCTGCGGGGCGGCCCATTCGTTGTTCAAGACGGTTGAGGTGGGGCGCGAGGCTCATCGCAACTGGAAGACGGTTTCCACCAGGAAGGTGCGGTCCTGCTCGGCCTCGCCGCGGATGCGGCCGTCCCCGTTGCGGTCGGCGTAGGTGGTGCGCCAGTCCAGGCGCAGCAGAGCGCCGGGCGCCAGCTCGTAGCCCACCCGCGTGCCGTGCATTGTGCCCGCTGTGCGCAGTTCGAAAAGGGATTCGACGCCCACCTGCGAGTAGTAGGCCGCCAGCTCCTTGAGCTTGGGCACCTTGGCCAGGTCGAGGCCGGCCCCCGCCCACAGGCTGTTCCAATCGTCGTGGCCGCCCTCGTCGGGTTTCATCGTGTTCCAGGCGGCGCTGACCGTCAGGAGGTTGAAGAGGCTGGCCCGGGCGTCGGCGTAGAAACCCTTCATCGCCGGGGCATGCTTGAGCAGCTCCTCGCGGGTGTAGAGGCTGTCGCCGCGATAGATGGTGCGCTCCACGTCATAGGTGCGGTTGAAGAAGTCGCCGATGAACTGCTCGCCCCAGACCCGGTACTCGGCCCCCGCCGACAGCCAGTGGAGAGGCCGCCAGCGCAGGCCGGGCGCCCAGCCGCTGCCGTAGCCGGAGAAGCGGGCCACCTGGAAGTAGAGGTCCAGGTTGGGCAGCAGCTCGTAGCCCAGGTCCGCGCCCAGCGCCTGGAGGGACTCCTCGGCCTTGGAGTAGTCGGGCAGGGGGTGGTCCAGCCAGTCGTCGCCGGGGTAGCCGGCCATGCCGCGCAGGCGCTCCCACAGCTCGGAACCCTCGCCCACCTCGCTGCGCAGATCCTGCCAGAGCTGGTACTCGCGGGCGTCGTTGTGGTCCAGGAAGCGATCCAGCTGGTCCGGCACCCGGTCGCCGTCGGCATCGGCCATGCCGGCATAGAGGTTGCCGTCCATCACGAAGGAGGCCCCCACCCGCAGCTTGCCCAGCACCGGGTGACTGGCGCGCAGGCCGAAGAGGCCGGGGCCGTCCAGTTCGCGGAAGTTGGCCAGGAAGCCTTCGATCTGCGGCTGGCCCGGGCGGAGGTCGAACTCGCCGCCCACCCGCCGCACGGAGGGGTACTGCACGGCGTTGGAGTAGTGGCGCACGAGGATGCCGTAGCCCAGGTTGACATCATCCAGGGCGCCCGCCTTCAGGTAGACGGGATCGCCTTTGTGGGCCCAGCGCAGGTAGTAGATCTTGTCGATGAGATCCCGGCCTTCGTCCCAGTCGGACTTGCGCACCTGGCCATCCTGGTCGAAGTAGAGGGTCAGGTCGAGGGCAATGCCCAGCTTGCCGATGGGAATCTCCGGGCGCAGCGAGATCTGGGTCCAGGTCTGGCCGCCCATGGTCACGGCGCCGATGCCGGCCGAGGCCGTCCAGCCCTGGGCGGCCGGCGCGGCGGGCTCCTCCTCCTGCGCCGGCAGCGGCAGGACGGCGCAAAGGAGGACGCAGCCAAGCAGGGCGCCGCGTGCAGGCGGGAATGCGGGAGAGTGTGTCATGGTGTCCTCGCGGGATGGATCGGGTTCTGGGTGTCTTGCCACACGCGGCCAAGATACTCAACGCGAGGTGTCGTGGCCGGGACACGCCGGAGGCAAGGAGGGCAGCCTGCCGCAAGACCGGTTCCGTCCGCGGGCGGCGCCGGTCGTGCGACAGGCTGCGCCTGTCACCTCAGCCAATCAACAAGGTGGGATCAGAAGGTTATGCTCCAGAGGCGGTCCATCAGCCGCTCGCTGATCTGCTCCGCCAACTCGCGCCGGAAGTACTGGCCCTCGTCCACCTTGGCGAAGATCTCCACCAGGCGGCTGTCCTTCTCCTCGTCCAGGAGCGGCTGCTGACGGCTGCGCGGGTTGACCGGGATGTTGACGAGGTGGCGCAGGTCGTCACGCTCCTCCCGCACCGCCTTGAGGCGGATTTCCAGCGTCCGCTTGTGCATTTTGAAGCGGCGCAGGGTGTCGACCAGGTGGGCGGAGTTGGAAGGAAGGACGGTGCTGTGGGCCATTTTTGCCTCCTGCTGCTTTGGCGAGATCGGATGGGAGCAAGGCTTGTGCCAGCAATTCGAAACTTCGGAAGTAGTAGGACGGAGATAGGACGGATAGTGTTGATAATCATTTATATGGCATGAGGAATGAAGTTGGTCGAGAGAGGCCCGGGCGCGGCCCGGCACCCTGGACGGCGGAAGCGGCGCCGCCGGGTGGAACCCTGGCGTAGCAGGCGGCGGGGCGGGGGAGGAGCATCCTGCCCCTTTGGTTGAAGAGGGCCGCGGCGGTGGTCGATGAAAAGGCGGGTGGAAGGGCTGATGCGGGGAAGGTCCCGGCGCGGCGCCGGGAGTCCATCGCGGCGCGACCTGTGATGATCCGGGCATGGAGAGGCCAAGGACGGGGGAGGGGATGGGCGAGCCGTTCCGCGACTACTATCAGCTGCTGGGGGTGGCGCCCTTCGCCTCTGAGGAGGAGATCCGCCGCGCCTGGCGCCGCCTGGCCAAGCAGTTGCATCCGGACCGCAACCCCGAGGATCCCCTCTCCGAGCAGCGCTTCAAGCAGGTGCAGGCCGCCTACCGCCTCCTCATGGAGCCCGCGCGGCGGGCCCGCTACGACGATCTCTACGCCCGCCGCACGCGCCGGGCCAGGCCCACCGGCCCCGCTTCAGCCGCAGCCGCCTCCCCCCGCGCTGCCGATCAACGCGCGACGGCCGATCCAGGTACGGGCGGCGCGCAGCCGGGGGCGGACGAGGCCCCCTTCCGGCGCCCCCGTCCGGCGCCGGAGGCGCAGGACGGGCCGGACCTGCGCCAGGTCATCCACCTTCCCCTGGACCGCTTCGAGGGTGGCGGCAGCGTTTCCATCGGGCAGCCCGGACTCGCCGCCCTTGAGGTGACGCTGCCCGCGCTGGTCGTACCCGGCGACGAGCTGGTGCTGCCCGGCCGTGGCCGGCCCGGGCGCCTGGGCGGCCGGGCCGGCCGCCTCATCCTCGAGCTGCGCCCCGCCCTGCCAGCCGGAGTGCGCCTGGAGGGATCCGATCTGGTGCAGGAGCTGGAGGTGGACGGCCTGCTGCTCATGACAGGCGGCACGACGACCCTGCGTCACCCCACCGGGCGCAGCCTGGACCTCAGCCTCCCCGCCGGCGTGCAGCAGGGGCAGCGCCTGCGCCTGCGCGGCCAGGGCTTGCCGGCGAGGCCGGACAAGGGGGACCTCGTGCTGGAGATCCGCGTCCGCATCCGGCCGGTCACCGGCTTCCGCGCCCGCCGCCTGGCGGAGAAACTGCGGGATCTCCTCGCCTCCTCCGAACACGGATCCTGAGCCGTGGGCCAACCTGCGCTGGGCGTCGACATGAGCCAGCTGCCATTCTTCTTGGTCGCCCTCTCGTCGGCCTCTGCG
This genomic window from bacterium contains:
- a CDS encoding TraR/DksA family transcriptional regulator translates to MAQTYYTAEQLEEFRRILLEKRREALEELDYCKKELEEGLSQASGDSSTYSFHMADQGTDAQEQEKTFMFASRQGKFVQTVDAALERIEKGRYGICVKCGCLIAEQRLRIVPTAKLCVDCKTPEE
- a CDS encoding DnaJ domain-containing protein, translated to MGEPFRDYYQLLGVAPFASEEEIRRAWRRLAKQLHPDRNPEDPLSEQRFKQVQAAYRLLMEPARRARYDDLYARRTRRARPTGPASAAAASPRAADQRATADPGTGGAQPGADEAPFRRPRPAPEAQDGPDLRQVIHLPLDRFEGGGSVSIGQPGLAALEVTLPALVVPGDELVLPGRGRPGRLGGRAGRLILELRPALPAGVRLEGSDLVQELEVDGLLLMTGGTTTLRHPTGRSLDLSLPAGVQQGQRLRLRGQGLPARPDKGDLVLEIRVRIRPVTGFRARRLAEKLRDLLASSEHGS
- a CDS encoding NYN domain-containing protein, with the translated sequence MNLTQRNLALYVDFDNIAIGFKSKNGTKLDIRMVLNRLLEKGRIITKRAYADWHYYSKYKDELHANGIELIEIPKRSMTGKNSADIRLVVDAIDLCHTNPHIDTFVIFSGDSDFSPLVSKLRENNKTIIGIGMRESSSNLLVENCDEFLFYENLGIEEQREVPALGKTIPKDKLPAMKQLVSAINALLREDSEILLASLIKDTIKRKNPSFSESSLGYSNFGEFLEDAARFDILEVTRDKTRGGTWVVTKLKGLTK
- a CDS encoding RluA family pseudouridine synthase, producing the protein MSPRGRHSFVRYGGKAPHPPAMEPEVEEIRLEIGPHQSPERIDLWLARQIRFVSRTFIQHIIEEGMVLAGGRPVAKPSQRIGPGEVLLVRVPRRPRPLITAEEIPLDILHEDEHLMVINKAAGMVVHPARGNFSGTLVNALMNYLDELPEEAGEDFRPGIVHRLDRDTTGLMVIGKTPEAVRELSRMFHDREVHRIYRALVWGSPRHLQGTVETGIGRDPRDRLKMAVLTLPQGRRAVTHYRTTARFDFLSLVELKLETGRTHQIRVHLQHLGHPVFGDADYGGRDARRAGFTGDRQTRAHRYLDLVGRQALHSWRMGFRHPVEDRALDFEAPLPPDMAAVLAGETERDGPLPPSTTSVWSWGGGGAGGPGEDGRRRAPQRGGSAASPEA
- a CDS encoding purine-nucleoside phosphorylase, whose protein sequence is MRHGAARLHGWLAGEQPRAVVILGTGLGALAREAQILRSLDYEEIPHFPVATVESHHGRLLLARLEEQGPTVLVMQGRFHFYEGWSMQEITFPLRVFGLLGVRLLVASNACGCVNPQFRKGQLMVMEDHINLLGDNPLIGPNLDGLGPRFPDMSAPYDPELIALIERLALERRIPLQKGVYAAVGGPCLETRAEYRWLRTAGADVVGMSTIPEVIVARHMGLRVAGFSIITDEGFPEALKAVALEEILAAAAQVEPHLTVLVRDLLRETDPLLRAAAALPCELSFRHEAGTGGA
- a CDS encoding signal peptidase II — encoded protein: MTARPPRNRRPAITRARAVLIIALCFATDQLLKLAVRVWLEPGQSLPLLGDWVRLTLVENRAGVMGISLLPLWALTALSLPAVVLLGWWLWRQLPGRTWLVRLLPWVLGGAAGNLWDRVLRGRVTDMIDVDIPDIHLPAARLAGFDFPGFHLERWWVFNLADSFIFVCMILILILGLSGRLEQEPPAAPVSGDGEGTAG
- the ileS gene encoding isoleucine--tRNA ligase, with amino-acid sequence MSRYTPVPSKVDFPALEHEVLRFWDEERVFARSIEQRRHCPDWVFYDGPPGTNGRPHIGHMLQSALKDLWPRYKTMRGFRVLRRAGWDTHGLPVELKAERELGLTDKSQIPAFGVEKFQDYCRSTVFRFKDEWEDSIRRIGRFLDLEDHYATLTADYIQSDWWVIKQIWDKGLLYRDVKIMPYCARCGTSLSSHEVAQGYQDVTELTLTARFRLKGEASTYLLAWTTTPWTLLGNVALALGPEVDYVFARVGDETLVFARDLLPAVLGERPHQILRTVPGRELGGLDYEPLWDFQAGPDSEGRQPHRTVVDDYVTAAEGTGIVHLALYGEDDFRLIRAYGLPRVQHVDDTGHFVAGTGPWSGRYFKEEGLDVEIVKDLAARGLLHDKARHEHSYPHCYKCENPLLYHAKPSWFIRTTSVRERMLAANRAIGWVPAGIGEGRFGAWLENNVDWAVSRDRYWGSPLPIWSCEEEGGCGHRLCVESLAELERLAGRPLGPDFDPHIPWIDRVPVACPACGRPMRREPYVLDCWFNAGLMPWGQFGYPARPGSAELFASQFPADFICEGLDQTRGWFYTMLAVSTILTGESSFRHVICTGLVGDKDGRKMSKTLGNVIDPMAVFEEFGADAVRWTFFNSHPWNAKRFSEELIRDAVKEIVLPYWNVYAFFATYAAIDGWSPDQGLAAPEAELDRWILSATVRLNERVCAALEAFDVFSASEAIVDHMDELSNWYIRRSRSRFWKSEDDADKHRAYSTLYRCLRDLTQILAPFLPFVTEVVHQRLLRPAEPALPVSVHLCDWPRADEEVRDPVLEREMDLVYHAVKLGRALRAQHQLKTRQPLAKMLVVVGAGEDDHCIRRMAGLIREELNVREIEISRDEHELVEISVKPNFRTLGKRFGPRMKEAAALIEGWGLREIAMLEHGEMLEVLGEQVKWEDLLIQRKEREGLKVITEHGFTIALDTELTPDLLLEGLARELINRVQNLRKESGLAVSDRIELIVRDGPELRAVLDAHGERVARETLALTLRLADKEDQLRDITLNEVRTAIGLRKVEH